In a single window of the Lineus longissimus chromosome 4, tnLinLong1.2, whole genome shotgun sequence genome:
- the LOC135487258 gene encoding uncharacterized protein LOC135487258, which produces MASSSIIRTSSDSLLDLDTGTRAHDFRLVLGATVAEFRELVKKRDPSSPLQPVQLSGRNFVMGLIDQKGAKLSFPDNSVSIDVPPGALAHPQVVYCWRIDEEGAGHSPSESGVVFYSTILKLGATEKDFKPKVQLKFQHSAQFEGEDQKKRLVAFTQEEEAKLFHKEPSFEVDVDERFVTLRVDHFCNIGVGADREDPAPLPPLRLLAMTFLVYVEITKKQSVFLNVLIGQNDESHMKYLRNTVARQWKVGKSQIIRIDPEFKQFICVANSGLHFSFRPGHFQVAEQDKEIPNNEVGSPFLVENTLHRSSSDGFDPDAALCSVNVDDTSNGGTHRLDLSIKWEGHEDMRSVQPEEKLFESRGEHAGSVERPVCQSPVEVSDVTVEDFARRNHLRVTNLQPSAQPHDS; this is translated from the exons ATGGCGTCATCTTCAATTATCCGGACGTCCAGTGACTCTCTTCTG GATTTGGACACCGGTACCAGAGCCCATGACTTCAGACTTGTTCTGGGAGCAACTGTGGCAGAGTTCAGGGAGTTAGTTAAGAAACGGGACCCTTCTTCTCCCCTTCAACCGGTTCAGCTGTCTGGCCGGAACTTTGTCATGGGACTCATTGATCAAAAAG GTGCCAAGCTATCTTTCCCAGACAACTCTGTATCGATCGACGTCCCACCTGGAGCCCTTGCACACCCTCAAGTGGTATACTGCTGGAGAATCGATGAAGAAGGAGCAGGGCACTCACCATCAGAGAGTGGCGTGGTGTTTTACTCAACCATACTTAAACTAGGAGCAACGGAAAAAGACTTCAAGCCAAAGGTTCAACTGAAATTTCAACACTCAGCACAGTTTGAAGGCGAAGATCAAAAGAAGCGACTTGTGGCGTTCACACAGGAGGAGGAAGCTAAACTATTTCACAAGGAACCTAGCTTTGAAGTTGATGTTGATGAGAGGTTTGTGACCCTTCGGGTAGATCATTTCTGCAACATTGGCGTTGGAGCAGATCGGGAGGACCCAGCACCGCTACCACCTCTTAGGCTTCTTGCCATGACCTTTCTTGTGTACGTAGAAATCACGAAAAAGCAGAGTGTATTCCTGAATGTACTGATAGGGCAGAATGATGAGTCACACATGAAG TACCTACGCAATACGGTCGCAAGACAATGGAAGGTCGGGAAAAGCCAAATTATTCGGATCGATCCGGAATTCAAGCAGTTTATCTGTGTAGCTAATTCCGGCCTTCATTTCTCTTTTCGGCCAGGACACTTCCAAGTAGCGGAACAAGATAAG gAGATTCCTAATAATGAAGTTGGCAGTCCATTCCTGGTTGAAAACACCCTTCATAGGTCCTCTTCTGACGGTTTCGACCCGGATGCAGCCTTATGCAGTGTCAATGTTGACGATACGTCTAATGGTGGAACCCATAGACTCGATCTGAGTATCAAATGGGAGGGTCACGAAGATATGCGTTCTGTACAG CCCGAGGAGAAACTGTTCGAATCCCGAGGGGAGCATGCGGGGAGTGTAGAACGACCCGTATGTCAATCGCCTGTGGAG GTATCGGATGTCACTGTGGAGGATTTCGCTAGAAGAAACCATCTCCGTGTGACGAACCTGCAACCATCTGCTCAGCCTCACGATTCATAA